One Halictus rubicundus isolate RS-2024b chromosome 10, iyHalRubi1_principal, whole genome shotgun sequence genomic window carries:
- the LOC143358121 gene encoding cilia- and flagella-associated protein 206 isoform X2 yields MVAEICETEKLSNTQNSERLYQKMLVVITVLSGLGNPTVPSVLREVSVALQSVFQPSELEAYVKMSKREKEEQLMELMCIVAGIRLFNRDCQRGGEGIDDLPAILQEATKKSHDSVVDLLERLMMKIYRITAALEKSICYWEVLPFGVFTVENVYWLVKVLAACRQQEIYVRKVLNDVERCEKELQALMERLQGRLFKIHDTVRYRTAIPTAQVYPQFIDLADIWMGFQDEVIILSSTNSFLWEMQSLNTRTVNVINDTIIDDMLSKGSVPTDAERLEQSMGELITECGECTLYYPDTTKDFENINLEFLGFCAWTFVFVEGALIPGNPNNGVAKWKGKYYVFSSKKAALQFGDDPDSCIYKALDFIRRRPEYVYLFQVFDDVHALKAEKLLSGEGDQLTQQQSQSVQTDLHILPPCIDKDYSSNVWELRRKALSLAGVSQCVTRSTQTDKSNFRYGVYVQAAPARDKEVQTRRDNYMNTKKLLTYIFGLRGRRDDNQHVLSFLEVDLEHL; encoded by the exons ATGGTTGCTGAAATCTGCGAAACTGAGAAACTATCGAACACGCAAAACTCTGAAAGACTATACCAGAAGATGCTAGTCGTGATCACTGTCCTCAGCGGCCTGGGGAATCCTACAGTTCCATCAGTGCTGCG GGAAGTTTCAGTGGCCCTGCAGAGCGTATTCCAGCCTTCAGAGCTGGAGGCTTACGTGAAGATGTCGAAACGAGAGAAGGAGGAACAATTGATGGAGCTGATGTGCATAGTCGCGGGGATTAGGCTATTCAACAGAGACTGCCAGCGCGGGGGCGAGGGCATCGACGATC TGCCTGCTATACTGCAAGAGGCTACGAAGAAGAGCCACGACTCTGTCGTCGATCTTCTGGAGCGTCTGATGATGAAGATCTACAGGATCACAGCGGCTTTAGAAAAATCAATTTGCTACTGGGAGGTGTTGCCATTTGGCGTTTTCACTGTGGAAAATGTTTACTGGCTGGTTAAAGTTCTGGCAGCTTGTAGGCAGCAGGAGATCTATGTCAG AAAAGTGTTGAACGACGTGGAACGCTGTGAAAAGGAGCTGCAAGCGCTCATGGAGCGTCTTCAGGGTCGACTCTTCAAGATCCACGACACCGTACGGTACAGAACCGCCATCCCCACGGCTCAAGTATAC CCGCAATTCATCGACCTGGCGGACATCTGGATGGGTTTTCAGGACGAAGTGATCATCCTGAGCAGCACGAACAGCTTCCTGTGGGAAATGCAGAGCCTGAACACCAGG ACGGTGAACGTAATCAACGACACGATAATAGACGACATGCTGTCCAAGGGATCGGTTCCAACGGATGCTGAGCGATTGGAGCAGTCAATGGGCGAATTGATAA CCGAGTGCGGCGAGTGCACCCTTTACTACCCCGACACCACCAAAGACTTCGAGAATATAAATCTCGAG TTCCTAGGATTTTGCGCGTGGACGTTCGTTTTCGTGGAAGGAGCGCTGATCCCGGGAAATCCGAACAATGGGGTGGCCAAGTGGAAAGGGAAATACTATGTGTTCAGCTCGAAGAAGGCCGCTCTACAGTTTGGGGACGATCCGGACAG TTGCATCTACAAGGCTCTCGATTTTATACGACGGCGTCCCGAGTACGTCTACCTGTTCCAGGTGTTCGACGATGTTCATGCTCTGAAAGCAGAGAAGCT GCTGTCGGGTGAAGGGGACCAGCTGACGCAGCAACAATCGCAGTCGGTTCAAACGGACCTGCACATCCTGCCGCCTTGCATTGACAAAGATTATTCGTCGAACGTGTGGGAGCTTAGGAGAAAAGCGTTGAGTCTG GCGGGCGTGAGCCAATGCGTCACACGTAGCACGCAAACAGATAAGTCGAACTTCCGATACGGCGTGTACGTGCAAGCTGCACCAGCCCGAGACAAAGAGGTGCAGACAAGAAGAGACAACTACATGAACACGAAGAAGCTCCTGACATACATCTTCGGGCTACGTGGCAGACGGGACGACAATCAGCACGTCCTCTCCTTCCTCGAAGTCGATCTCGAACACCTTTGA
- the Rpl4 gene encoding ribosomal protein L4 isoform X1 has product MSLSTARPLVTVYTDKNEASGDTISLPAVFKAPIRPDIVNFVHQQVSKNSRQPYCVSKEAGHQTSAESWGTGRAVARIPRVRGGGTHRSGQGAFGNMCRGGRMFAPTKPWRRWHRKINVNQKRYALVSAIAASGVPALVQSKGHMIQEVPEFPLVVSDKIQEYNKTKQAVIFLRRMKAWNDIQKVYKSQRFRAGKGKMRNRRRIQRRGPLIVYGEDKGIRKAFRNIPGVDLMNINKVNLLKLAPGGHVGRFVIWTKSAFDKLDALYGTWRKESQLKADYNLPFPKMANTDLSRLLKSDEIRKVLRAPRHRVVRSVKKLNPLTNTRAMLRLNPYAAVLKRAAILQAKKRQQQREVILAEKRGMKLPKNHPAIMSKLLQERRTKQLLAVKPAKKSKPKPAKKPAAAAPAPTAKPAKAQKAAAKPAEPAEPKK; this is encoded by the exons ATG TCGTTATCAACGGCGCGACCGCTTGTTACGGTCTATACCGATAAAAATGAGGCCTCGGGAGATACAATTTCCCTGCCGGCCGTGTTCAAAGCACCGATTCGGCCAGATATCGTGAACTTCGTTCATCAGCAAGTTTCAAAGAACAGCAGACAACCGTATTGCGTGTCTAAGGAAGCTG GTCATCAGACTTCCGCCGAATCATGGGGTACAGGACGTGCCGTAGCACGTATCCCCCGTGTTCGTGGAGGTGGTACTCACCGCTCTGGTCAGGGTGCCTTTGGTAACATGTGTAGAGGCGGTCGTATGTTCGCCCCAACCAAACCCTGGAGACGTTGGCACCGAAAAATCAATGTTAACCAGAAGAGATACGCTCTGGTTTCCGCCATTGCCGCGTCTGGTGTCCCTGCTCTTGTACAATCCAAGG GTCACATGATCCAAGAAGTCCCTGAGTTCCCACTGGTGGTTTCCGACAAAATCCAAGAATATAACAAGACCAAGCAAGCTGTTATTTTCTTAAGACGGATGAAGGCGTGGAACGATATCCAAAAG GTATACAAATCGCAACGTTTCCGCGCTGGTAAGGGTAAGATGCGAAACCGCAGACGCATCCAGCGTCGTGGACCTTTGATCGTGTACGGCGAAGACAAG GGTATTCGCAAAGCGTTCCGCAACATTCCTGGCGTAGACCTCATGAATATCAATAAAGTGAACCTTTTGAAACTGGCACCCGGTGGCCACGTTGGACGCTTCGTAATCTGGACGAAGTCGGCTTTCGACAAGCTGGATGCTCTTTACGGAACCTGGCGCAAGGAATCGCAATTAAAAGCTGACTACAACCTGCCATTCCCCAAGATGGCAAACACCGATCTGTCGAGACTCCTGAAATCCGACGAAATTCGCAAAGTCCTGAGAGCACCAAGGCAC AGAGTGGTGCGCAGCGTGAAGAAATTGAACCCACTGACCAACACTCGTGCAATGTTGCGTCTGAACCCGTACGCCGCAGTGCTGAAACGTGCTGCGATTCTGCAAGCGAAGAAACGTCAACAACAGAGGGAGGTTATTCTGGCTGAAAAGCGTGGC ATGAAGCTTCCAAAGAACCACCCCGCCATCATGTCGAAGCTTCTGCAGGAGAGGCGCACGAAACAGCTGTTGGCCGTGAAGCCGGCGAAGAAGTCGAAGCCCAAGCCCGCGAAGAAGCCAGCGGCAGCAGCACCAGCACCCACGGCTAAGCCAGCGAAAGCTCAGAAGGCGGCTGCGAAGCCCGCAGAGCCCGCGGAGCCCAAGAAGTGA
- the Non2 gene encoding upstream activation factor subunit spp27 homolog Non2 encodes MADISNEELRKEITAILKDADLTTMSAKKVRLQIEGKLDIDLTERKKEVDSLVMECLQEKHDGGKKKRKTASEESEDGEEEEEGSEEEEEEEEKKPAKRGPAKKPLSKRKKGSSDDEESASDDDASDEEYSPKKPKATPKKGKPGKKGKKKGSDSDSDEDWGKNKKAQGGGGGGGKKGGGGAGKGGYTRAITLSPELAAVVGAEQMARHEVVKKIWSIIKERDLYDPKNKQFAICDDELLTVIGVKRFRTFGMMKYLKNHFVD; translated from the exons ATGGCTGATATCTCGAACGAAGAACTTCGCAAGGAGATCACCG CTATCCTTAAGGATGCCGACCTCACAACAATGTCTGCCAAAAAAGTCAGGCTACAGATCGAGGGGAAATTAGACATAGATCTCACAGAAAG GAAGAAGGAAGTAGACAGTCTAGTCATGGAGTGTTTACAAGAGAAACATGAcggaggaaagaagaagaggaagacagCTAGCGAAGAGTCTGAGGATGgtgaagaagaggaggaaggatctgaggaggaggaggaagaagaagaaaagaagccAGCCAAAAGAGGTCCCGCGAAAAAGCCGTTGAGCAAGCGCAAGAAGGGATCATCAGATGACGAGGAAAGTGCCAGCGATGACGACGCGAGCGACGAGGAATATAGTCCAAAGAAACCAAAAGCTACTCCCAAGAAAG GCAAGCCtggaaagaagggaaagaagaagggTAGCGACAGCGACAGTGACGAAGACTGGGGCAAGAACAAGAAAGCCCaaggtggcggtggtggtggtggaaaGAAAGGTGGTGGTGGTGCAGGTAAGGGTGGCTACACTCGTGCCATTACACTGTCTCCAGAACTTGCCGCTGTTGTTGGCGCAGAACAGATGGCACGACACGAGGTCGTCAAGAAGATTTGGAGCATCATCAAGGAAAGAGACCTTTAT GATCCCAAGAACAAGCAGTTCGCAATCTGCGACGACGAGCTCTTGACGGTAATCGGCGTAAAACGTTTCAGAACTTTCGGTATGATGAAATACCTCAAAAATCACTTTGTAGATTAA
- the LOC143358121 gene encoding cilia- and flagella-associated protein 206 isoform X1: MDNSRKEVIRKITTECRAIGVHATKDFASFLITLFLLNPDYDVTIDEGNNEKLVEAIVKKISEEECPSLTILKSQLYFAKHYRDRDETVKRHRLRLHQKTGPMVAEICETEKLSNTQNSERLYQKMLVVITVLSGLGNPTVPSVLREVSVALQSVFQPSELEAYVKMSKREKEEQLMELMCIVAGIRLFNRDCQRGGEGIDDLPAILQEATKKSHDSVVDLLERLMMKIYRITAALEKSICYWEVLPFGVFTVENVYWLVKVLAACRQQEIYVRKVLNDVERCEKELQALMERLQGRLFKIHDTVRYRTAIPTAQVYPQFIDLADIWMGFQDEVIILSSTNSFLWEMQSLNTRTVNVINDTIIDDMLSKGSVPTDAERLEQSMGELITECGECTLYYPDTTKDFENINLEFLGFCAWTFVFVEGALIPGNPNNGVAKWKGKYYVFSSKKAALQFGDDPDSCIYKALDFIRRRPEYVYLFQVFDDVHALKAEKLLSGEGDQLTQQQSQSVQTDLHILPPCIDKDYSSNVWELRRKALSLAGVSQCVTRSTQTDKSNFRYGVYVQAAPARDKEVQTRRDNYMNTKKLLTYIFGLRGRRDDNQHVLSFLEVDLEHL, translated from the exons ATGGATAATTCGCGAAAAGAAGTGATCAGGAAAATAACGACCGAGTGCAGGGCCATTGGAGTGCATGCGACCAAGGATTTCGCTTCTTTTTTG ATCACTCTGTTCCTATTAAACCCCGACTACGATGTCACAATCGACGAAGGGAACAACGAGAAACTCGTCGAAGCAATAGTGAAGAAGATATCCGAGGAAGAATGTCCCAGCTTGACGATCCTAAAGAGCCAACTATACTTCGCAAAACATTATCGCGACAGGG ACGAAACCGTGAAGCGTCACAGGCTGCGTCTCCACCAAAAAACGGGCCCTATGGTTGCTGAAATCTGCGAAACTGAGAAACTATCGAACACGCAAAACTCTGAAAGACTATACCAGAAGATGCTAGTCGTGATCACTGTCCTCAGCGGCCTGGGGAATCCTACAGTTCCATCAGTGCTGCG GGAAGTTTCAGTGGCCCTGCAGAGCGTATTCCAGCCTTCAGAGCTGGAGGCTTACGTGAAGATGTCGAAACGAGAGAAGGAGGAACAATTGATGGAGCTGATGTGCATAGTCGCGGGGATTAGGCTATTCAACAGAGACTGCCAGCGCGGGGGCGAGGGCATCGACGATC TGCCTGCTATACTGCAAGAGGCTACGAAGAAGAGCCACGACTCTGTCGTCGATCTTCTGGAGCGTCTGATGATGAAGATCTACAGGATCACAGCGGCTTTAGAAAAATCAATTTGCTACTGGGAGGTGTTGCCATTTGGCGTTTTCACTGTGGAAAATGTTTACTGGCTGGTTAAAGTTCTGGCAGCTTGTAGGCAGCAGGAGATCTATGTCAG AAAAGTGTTGAACGACGTGGAACGCTGTGAAAAGGAGCTGCAAGCGCTCATGGAGCGTCTTCAGGGTCGACTCTTCAAGATCCACGACACCGTACGGTACAGAACCGCCATCCCCACGGCTCAAGTATAC CCGCAATTCATCGACCTGGCGGACATCTGGATGGGTTTTCAGGACGAAGTGATCATCCTGAGCAGCACGAACAGCTTCCTGTGGGAAATGCAGAGCCTGAACACCAGG ACGGTGAACGTAATCAACGACACGATAATAGACGACATGCTGTCCAAGGGATCGGTTCCAACGGATGCTGAGCGATTGGAGCAGTCAATGGGCGAATTGATAA CCGAGTGCGGCGAGTGCACCCTTTACTACCCCGACACCACCAAAGACTTCGAGAATATAAATCTCGAG TTCCTAGGATTTTGCGCGTGGACGTTCGTTTTCGTGGAAGGAGCGCTGATCCCGGGAAATCCGAACAATGGGGTGGCCAAGTGGAAAGGGAAATACTATGTGTTCAGCTCGAAGAAGGCCGCTCTACAGTTTGGGGACGATCCGGACAG TTGCATCTACAAGGCTCTCGATTTTATACGACGGCGTCCCGAGTACGTCTACCTGTTCCAGGTGTTCGACGATGTTCATGCTCTGAAAGCAGAGAAGCT GCTGTCGGGTGAAGGGGACCAGCTGACGCAGCAACAATCGCAGTCGGTTCAAACGGACCTGCACATCCTGCCGCCTTGCATTGACAAAGATTATTCGTCGAACGTGTGGGAGCTTAGGAGAAAAGCGTTGAGTCTG GCGGGCGTGAGCCAATGCGTCACACGTAGCACGCAAACAGATAAGTCGAACTTCCGATACGGCGTGTACGTGCAAGCTGCACCAGCCCGAGACAAAGAGGTGCAGACAAGAAGAGACAACTACATGAACACGAAGAAGCTCCTGACATACATCTTCGGGCTACGTGGCAGACGGGACGACAATCAGCACGTCCTCTCCTTCCTCGAAGTCGATCTCGAACACCTTTGA
- the Rpl4 gene encoding ribosomal protein L4 isoform X2 — MSLSTARPLVTVYTDKNEASGDTISLPAVFKAPIRPDIVNFVHQQVSKNSRQPYCVSKEAGHQTSAESWGTGRAVARIPRVRGGGTHRSGQGAFGNMCRGGRMFAPTKPWRRWHRKINVNQKRYALVSAIAASGVPALVQSKGHMIQEVPEFPLVVSDKIQEYNKTKQAVIFLRRMKAWNDIQKVYKSQRFRAGKGKMRNRRRIQRRGPLIVYGEDKGIRKAFRNIPGVDLMNINKVNLLKLAPGGHVGRFVIWTKSAFDKLDALYGTWRKESQLKADYNLPFPKMANTDLSRLLKSDEIRKVLRAPRKRVVRSVKKLNPLTNTRAMLRLNPYAAVLKRAAILQAKKRQQQREVILAEKRGMKLPKNHPAIMSKLLQERRTKQLLAVKPAKKSKPKPAKKPAAAAPAPTAKPAKAQKAAAKPAEPAEPKK, encoded by the exons ATG TCGTTATCAACGGCGCGACCGCTTGTTACGGTCTATACCGATAAAAATGAGGCCTCGGGAGATACAATTTCCCTGCCGGCCGTGTTCAAAGCACCGATTCGGCCAGATATCGTGAACTTCGTTCATCAGCAAGTTTCAAAGAACAGCAGACAACCGTATTGCGTGTCTAAGGAAGCTG GTCATCAGACTTCCGCCGAATCATGGGGTACAGGACGTGCCGTAGCACGTATCCCCCGTGTTCGTGGAGGTGGTACTCACCGCTCTGGTCAGGGTGCCTTTGGTAACATGTGTAGAGGCGGTCGTATGTTCGCCCCAACCAAACCCTGGAGACGTTGGCACCGAAAAATCAATGTTAACCAGAAGAGATACGCTCTGGTTTCCGCCATTGCCGCGTCTGGTGTCCCTGCTCTTGTACAATCCAAGG GTCACATGATCCAAGAAGTCCCTGAGTTCCCACTGGTGGTTTCCGACAAAATCCAAGAATATAACAAGACCAAGCAAGCTGTTATTTTCTTAAGACGGATGAAGGCGTGGAACGATATCCAAAAG GTATACAAATCGCAACGTTTCCGCGCTGGTAAGGGTAAGATGCGAAACCGCAGACGCATCCAGCGTCGTGGACCTTTGATCGTGTACGGCGAAGACAAG GGTATTCGCAAAGCGTTCCGCAACATTCCTGGCGTAGACCTCATGAATATCAATAAAGTGAACCTTTTGAAACTGGCACCCGGTGGCCACGTTGGACGCTTCGTAATCTGGACGAAGTCGGCTTTCGACAAGCTGGATGCTCTTTACGGAACCTGGCGCAAGGAATCGCAATTAAAAGCTGACTACAACCTGCCATTCCCCAAGATGGCAAACACCGATCTGTCGAGACTCCTGAAATCCGACGAAATTCGCAAAGTCCTGAGAGCACCAAG GAAGAGAGTGGTGCGCAGCGTGAAGAAATTGAACCCACTGACCAACACTCGTGCAATGTTGCGTCTGAACCCGTACGCCGCAGTGCTGAAACGTGCTGCGATTCTGCAAGCGAAGAAACGTCAACAACAGAGGGAGGTTATTCTGGCTGAAAAGCGTGGC ATGAAGCTTCCAAAGAACCACCCCGCCATCATGTCGAAGCTTCTGCAGGAGAGGCGCACGAAACAGCTGTTGGCCGTGAAGCCGGCGAAGAAGTCGAAGCCCAAGCCCGCGAAGAAGCCAGCGGCAGCAGCACCAGCACCCACGGCTAAGCCAGCGAAAGCTCAGAAGGCGGCTGCGAAGCCCGCAGAGCCCGCGGAGCCCAAGAAGTGA